A window of uncultured Methanoregula sp. genomic DNA:
CGCTCGAGATATCCCCGGGCAGATTCTCCATATCCATCCTGGAGATCCAGGGAAAACGGCCCGAAGTGAGCAGCAAGCAGGTGCTCCAGAGGTTCGTGCAGCAGGGTGCGTTCTTGGAGCTCGAGATCGTATGCGATCATATGCCGCCCTGGATCGAGATGGAAGCGGAGCGTCGCGGGATCCGAATTGAGACCACGTATGCCGGCCCGCATGAAGTCCGGGTCGTACTCAGGACATCGCAGGAAGGAGCGTGCTGACAAGGGAGAAAATGCCGGGATACCTGATGATTCACCTGCCGGTTTGACCGGACAATACCAAGCCCGGATAATTCTTTTTGCGCATCCGGTTTTGGCGGACAATAACAAAACCGGATACCTTTTTTGTTCACCGGTTTCTTCCGGATTTTACCGGACATTACCAATACCCGACAACGTCTTATTCACCGGTCGTCTGCCGGACAAAAACAGAACCCGAAAAACTGCATTTTTGAATCGCCAGCGGGATCCGGATCCTGCAGATCCTGCATCGACTGCCGGAGACATGCCGGCCTGCACTGCCGCATCACTCAGGGCTGTGCTTCCGGTTCCGGCTCCGGTTCCGGGGCCGGCGGACAATCGTACGAGAGGCCGACAAAGAGGATGACCGGAACAAGATAGAGGAACATGGCCGGCACTTTCGAAAACGTGACATACCACCCGTCAAGGACCATCCCCACGAGGGCTGTTGCCGGGAAGAGGAGCGTACGCACCGAGAGGTTCCGGATCACCCGGGGGTCGATGACGGAAACGCACAGCCGGGGGGATGTTGTCACGTACCGCCAGAGAAGGTACACGAGGCTGCCGGCAATCAAGATATTGACATGGAGGATGATGCCGTACGGGACGGGGGCTGCCGACAGCGCATAGAGGAGCGAGGTCAAGGGTATGAAGAGAAGCGAGAGGAGGAAGAGAAACGTCAGGCAGACCATGACCCGGTCGATGATCCGGTTGCAGCCCATGATCTCGAAGAACTGGATATAGAAGAACGCGAGGATGATGAAGAGAAAGAGGAAACTGATCCCGTCGTTGACGATGTTTCCCAGATAAGAGCCGAAGAAGACCGCTTCGTCCGTTGGAACGCTTGCCGGGAGTTGTATGTTGTTGCGGACAATCAGGGTTATCGCAAACGCAAAGACACCGTTGACGAGAATCTCGAACATGTCCTTGGGAACCACCCCGTCTTTTTTCTCCCGGGACATGCCCGCGTTCTCAGCAGTACCTTTATCCCCGGTCATAGGTTATCCCTCAGGAATTTTTTTGCCCGTCCGGCCAGCCCGGTCCCGGTGATGGCAAGGACGAGCATGGTAACGAAATACAGATACTGGGTATCGGGGAGATCAAAATAGACCATCAGGCATCCCGCCACCGCAAAGGCCGGGATGAGCAGCACAATTAAGTCGGTGCTGGTCCGTTCGCCCGCCGTAACGCCGGGCCCGATAAGATACGGATTTTTGATGCAATGCCACCATTCAAGGGCAATCAGGATCCCGATCGCGAGCATGTTCAAGTGAAAGAGGTAAAAGACATCCGGGATGCTCGAGAAGAGGAGGGCGTGCTGGCTTGTGATCGGGATGAAGATGATGAACATCAAAAGGCTGAAGTGGAGGTAGAGGTACCCCCGGTCGAAGAGCCGGTACTGGTGGAAGACATGGAACACGATAATCCAGATCATCGCAAGGATCAAAAAGACGTTGAGAAAATTGACAATGATGGGAGACTGCATAAGCCCGAACTGGTCTGCCGTGGCATTTGCCACCCAGTCATCGTACGTCGGGGTCCGGATATTCCGGAAGAGGAGGAAAAAGGCAAAGACAAAGATGGTGTTGGTGAGCCGCCCGATGTTGGTCTTCGTCACCGGCCCTTCGGCATCTCTTTGCATATCGTCTTATTTCTCTATCCTTGGACGAGATAAGGATCGCGATGGGCAAAGGTCATGGAGGAGACCCCGTAAAAACCGGAAGCGGTCATCCGGAAAAAAATTCTGCCGGTTATTACCGGCCTCTCATGAAAGGATTCTTCCGGCTTATCCCATTCCGCCCCTGCAGATGCCCCCCCAGCATCCGTTTGCAGGAGTTGTGAGTGCAGCCTGCTGGATCGGGAGGTCGACGGCAAAATACCACCCGAATGCCACGAAGGTCCCGATAACGGCAAGTCCCAGGATGAACAGTACAAGGTTTTTCATTGCATCAGATTGTTGTGCTCCGGTCATTGAATTCACGCCATACAATTTGTTCATAACAATTGCTTTTCCCGGATAATATCTCTTCGTGAGCCGGGAGGTAAAGGGATCTTCCGCCACCTCTGCGTCTGGGTGAGATGAAGTCATTGTTCTTTGAACTAACCCT
This region includes:
- a CDS encoding TMEM175 family protein, translating into MTGDKGTAENAGMSREKKDGVVPKDMFEILVNGVFAFAITLIVRNNIQLPASVPTDEAVFFGSYLGNIVNDGISFLFLFIILAFFYIQFFEIMGCNRIIDRVMVCLTFLFLLSLLFIPLTSLLYALSAAPVPYGIILHVNILIAGSLVYLLWRYVTTSPRLCVSVIDPRVIRNLSVRTLLFPATALVGMVLDGWYVTFSKVPAMFLYLVPVILFVGLSYDCPPAPEPEPEPEAQP
- a CDS encoding TMEM175 family protein, which translates into the protein MQRDAEGPVTKTNIGRLTNTIFVFAFFLLFRNIRTPTYDDWVANATADQFGLMQSPIIVNFLNVFLILAMIWIIVFHVFHQYRLFDRGYLYLHFSLLMFIIFIPITSQHALLFSSIPDVFYLFHLNMLAIGILIALEWWHCIKNPYLIGPGVTAGERTSTDLIVLLIPAFAVAGCLMVYFDLPDTQYLYFVTMLVLAITGTGLAGRAKKFLRDNL